In the bacterium SCSIO 12741 genome, GGCTTACTTAACAGAATCATAGAAAGTTAGCTCAGCTCCAAACAACTAAAACCCAATTATTAGTGGCAGGAAGTGTAAATAAAGTAATTCTGATCGGCAACCTGGGTAAAGATCCAGAGGTTCGCTATTTTGAGGAAGGACGTGGTGTAGCTAATTTTCCTATTGCTACCACTGAAACCTACAAAGACAAAAATGGCAACCGACAGGAACAAACTGACTGGCACAATATTGTGGTATGGCGTCCCGGATTGGTAGGTATTGTAGAGCAATATCTCAAAAAAGGGAACAAGGTATATGTAGAGGGTCGATTAAGAACCCGGTCTTACGAAGATCAGAACAATCAAACCCGCTATGTAACCGAAGTTATCGTAGACAACTTAACCTTATTGGGTGGTAGAAATGAAGAGAATTCTTCAGGTGGCCAACCGGCCAGCTCTGCTCCACCAGGAGCTTCACAAAACATTTCAGAAGGGGAACAAAATACCAACATCGCTTCCGATTCTCAAGACGATGATTTACCTTTCTAAAATGATTTCCTCAGGAACTTGCTAAGGTATGGAACCTCCCCCTGAACCGCAGTGGATATATTTGTTTGCTCTGAACCCAATAACCTTGGGCTCCATCATTAGTTTTCTTGTTCTTTTATTACTCCTGTTAGCCTCAGGATTGGTATCAGGATCGGAGATTGCCTTCTTCTCTTTTGACCAAAAAAGATTGGAGGAGCTCAAGGAAAGCGACAACCGAACACACCAGTTGATCTTTCAACTACTACAGAATCCCCATAGCCTGCTGGCCACGATTCTGATTGCGAACAACTTCATCAACATCGCGATTATTCTCCTGTCCACCTCGCTTAGCTCCACGCTGTTCGATTTTGAAGGAAGTGAGTTCATGGCATTTATTATTCAGGTAATCGTCATCACCTTTTTAATTCTCCTTTTCGGGGAAGTTATCCCAAAGGTTTATGCCAGCCGAAACGCTGGAAGACTGGCTGGGTTAATGGCCTTTCCGATATTCCTGTTAAGTAAGATTTTTTATCCCCTAAGCGCCTTGTTGGTCTATTCTACTAATATCATCAACAAGCGGTTTAAGCAGCGAACAGAAAGTATCTCGGTAGACGAATTATCACATGCCCTGGAACTAACCTCAAACGAGGACTCAAAAGAAGAAGAAACCCGCATTCTCAAAGGAATCGTCAAGTTTGGAAACACCGAGGTTAAGCAAATCATGACTGCCCGGGTAGACGTTATGTCATTGGATGTAAACGAACCTTTTGAAACCGTAAGAAAACAGATATTGGATTCTGGATTTTCCCGAATTCCGGTATTTGAAGGCAACTTCGACAAGGTGGAGGGCGTGCTATACATCAAGGATCTCCTTCCTCATTTAGGTGAAAAGAATTTGGCTTGGAATCAATTGTTACGCCAGCCCTTTTTTGTGCCGGAAAACAAAAAGATTGATGACCTGCTCAAAGAATTTCAGGAAAAGAAAATTCACCTGGCCATTGTGGTAGACGAATATGGCGGCTCGTCGGGCGTGGTGTCTCTGGAAGACATTATTGAAGAAATTGTTGGTGATATTGCCGATGAGTTTGACGATGACGACATCACCTATTCGAAGTTGGATGATTACAACTACATCTTCCAGGGTAAAACACTACTCAAAGATTTCTACCGTTTGATGGATCTCGAGGGAGAGGAGTTTGAAGCATCCAAGGGCGAAGCAGACACCCTGGCTGGCTTTGTTATCGAAATTGCCGGTCGTATTCCCGAGAAGGCAGATGAAGTAGAATTTGATAATTACCTCTTTACTATTGAGGCTGCGGATAAACGTAAAATTGACACCATCAAGGTGACCATTCAGGAGGTTGAAGAAGAAGCGGAAAATGATGAAAAAGATTAAGTGGGCAACGCTGGGCGTTTTGTTTTCGGGCTGGCTCCTCATGGGTTGCGAAGAATCAAGCTATACACCAAAGCCACTGGGCTATTTCCGTATCGACTTACCTGAAAAAGAATACCAGCATTATTCCGGTTCCTGCCCTTACAATTTTGATTACCCGGTTCGCTCTCTTCTGGACACCATGAGTCAACGGGCTCAAGAAAAATGCTGGGTCAACTTACACTACCCACAACATCGCGCTACCATTCACCTGACCTACGTGGGCGTTGATGGAAACAACCTTGATGAATACCTGGAAGATTCCAGAAACATGGCCATGAAGCACACCGTGAGAGCGGATGCCATCGAAGAGCAGTTCTTTCAAAATCCTGAAAAACGAGTGTATGGGCTGATCTACAATTTTGAGGGAAATACGGCAACCAACTTCCAGTTCTTTTTGACCGATAGCACCGATCACTTTTTATCGGGGTCCATGTATTTTAATGTAGCGCCTAATTCAGATTCCCTGGAACCTGTCAGCGCTTACATCAAAGAAGATTTACGTCGCTTGATTGAATCTTTTAGCTGGGACTACGGAAACGGTGCAGGCCAAAAACCAGCGTAAGCAGCAACAACAAAGCGCCTAACTGGTGCAATATTCCCAAAGCAATTGGAACCTGGAGCAACAGGGTGACCACTCCGAGCAAAAACTGAATCATTACGATAAGTCCTGTCAATCGGATGGCTCGAACCTGAAGCTTGTCAATAGGCAATCGCATGGCCTTGAAATACAGAACCAAAACCCCAGCAAACAAGATCATGGCCAAGGTTCGGTGAACAAACTGCACCCCTGATTTTCCCTGAAGAAAGCTTTCGAGCAATGAATCCCCTAACCACACCGAATCAGCGATAAGTTGACCATCCATTAAAGGGAAAGTATTGTGAACCCATCCTGCTCTCAGACCGGCAACAAAGGCACCATAAAGGATTTGAATCAGGGTTAAGACAATAAGCCAAACGATTCCTTTTCGAATTCCAGGAAAAGCTATTTTACCTCGCTCCGGCCATTTCAATTCCGCCACTACCCAAATCAACCAACCGCAGGTGAGGAAGGCTGTGATCAAATGGGCGGCCAGCCGGTAATGGGATACCCGTGGCTCCTGACTCAATCCACTTTTTACCATAAACCAGCCCAGGAAGGCCTGGAAAGCACCCAGAAAAAAGGCCAAGAGCAGTTGCCGCATCAAAACAGGATTGAGCCATTTTTTCCACCAGAAGAATAAAAAAGGAAACAGGAAAACCAAGCCAATCAACCGGCCGAAATCGCGGTGAATGAACTCCCACCAAAAGATGGACTTAAAGTCTTCGAGGGTAAATTGGTAGTTGAGTTCCTGAAACTCCGGAAACTGCTTGTATTGATCAAACTTATCCTGCCAGTCTGCTTCATTCATGGGAGGAATGGAACCCATAAAAAGATTCCAATCGACCATACTCAGCCCAGAGTGGGTCAACCGGGTTATCCCTCCAATCATAACCATGATAAAAACCATAACTGCCCCGGTAATTAACCAGGTGATAATGATCTTTTTTTGACGCTCTGTTGGTCGGGAAACAACCGAATTTGTCATAGCAAGTGCTCCAGAATTTACCGCGCAAAGGTATATTCCAAAGACGCGTCAAACGAACATTGGTTCAACTATTTTAGGAAAAGAAAGGGAGTTAATCCCGGTGGAATTCTAATGATGAGAATAGCCGCCTGATTTGCGGTACGCCAGGATTAGTGCATCAAAAATACTCGGGAAAGAAATCTTTTCGAAGAGCACATCTTTGTTGATCAATTCTGGTGCAGAAGCTCGTTTCAGCTGAGCAGTGGGCTCTACAGGAAGCTCTCCAAAACTGGCGGGAAGTTCATCCAACACCAAAATTATTTCTTCTGAGTCCGTAAGCTGTTTATCGAAGATTACCTCTACCCGATTTTCTTCTGGAAAAACTTTTACGCTCATCACACCTTCTGATTGGCTCAATTGATTTTCCAACTGGTACAAATCATCATAACTGGAATGAGAAAGGGTAAATTGAACTCTTGATGGTTCGGTGGCTTCAGGTTTGTTATCAGAGCAAGCCGTGAAAAGCAACAATGCTAAAAGCCCCAGTATAAGGCCATTTTTCATGATAAACAGATTTAGGTGACTCAAAAGTAATACAAGCCCAGTGTTCTGCCTGCAGAAACGCAAAAAAAAGCACCTTATTTTCAAGGATTTATAATTTTTTCACAGGTTCGGCCCTCTCCCCTGTATCCACTATATTTGCGGCTCAATTATGGCGGAGCAGAAGAACAAGGAAATTGGGGTAGAAGAAGAGGAAATGTCATTTTTGGATCACCTGGAAATCCTAAGGTGGCATTTGGTACGCAGCGCTGCGGCCATCATCCTGTTTGGACTCATTGCTTTTTTCAATAAAAAGTTTCTTTTTGACGAGATCATTTTTGGCCCCAAAAGTTCTGATTTCATCACCTTTCGAGCCCTTTGTTGGTTTTCCGCCAAATTGCAGTCCTGGCTTCCTTTTTTAGGTGGCGATTTACTTTGTATTGGACAAAATTTACCCGAGTTGCGCAATATGACGATGGCTGGGCAGTTTACCACCCATATCATGGTTAGCCTCATTGCCGGACTTATTGTCGCCATACCCTACGTACTGTGGGAAGCTTGGCGTTTCATCGGTCCCGGGCTCAATCCTTCAGAGAAAAATTACTCCCGAGGCGGTGTATTTTTCACCTCGGTATTGTTTTTGAGCGGTGTGGCTTTTGGCTATTTTGTGATTAGTCCGTTATCGGTCAATTTCTTTATGAATTACTCGGTCAGCGAAAACGTGTTGAACACACCTACTTTGAGCACTTACATTTCCACAGTAACCACTGTGGTACTGGCTTGTGGTGTGGTATTTCAACTACCAATAATTGTTTATTTTCTAACCAAACTGGGTATTTTGAGCCCGCTGGTGCTGAAGAAATACAGAAGGCATGCCTTTGCCGGATCTATGATTCTCTCGGCCTTTATTACACCACCCGACGTTTTCAGTCAATTGCTGGTAACGGTTCCGTTGGTGTTTTTGTACGAGATCAGTATCTTTATTTCACGCCGCGTTACTAAAACAACTGAAAGTTAGGTGCAAACCTTTTGGGATACGGTATTGAGAGGAGCACTCTTTCTGGGAGTGACTTTGATGCTCGCTCTAAGCAGCTCGCCGCTGATGGCTCAAAAAACCATCGTAAAAGGTCGTGTGCTTGATGCCAGTACCCAACAGCCCCTGCCCTTTGTAAATATTGCCTTCAAGAATTCCAAGATTGGAACAACAAGTAATTTGGACGGTTATTTTACCCTGGAGACTTATTACCCCACAGACTCACTGATCGCTTCTTCGGTTGGATTTATCAAACAAACCAAGCGCGTTAAACGTGACGTCATTCAAACGATCAACTTTAACCTGCAACCTGGGGTGCAACTTCAGGAGGTGGTCGTTAGACCGGACAAAAAGGATATCAATCCAGCCCTCGTCATTCTGGACAAGGTGTTGGCTAACAAAAAGATCAACAACAAATCCAAGCTCGACGCCTATGAATATGAGGTGTACAACAAGGTGGAGTTTGACCTCAACAACATTGACGAAAAATTCAAAAGCCGAAAGGTTTGGAAGAAGTTTGATTTCGTATTCGATTATGTAGATAGTACTGGCGACAAGCCCTTCCTACCCATATTCATGACCGAATCGATGTCGGATTATTACTACACCCGCATTCCCAAACGGAATAAGGAAATCATCAAGGCAACGATGGTTTCGGGGGTAAAAAATGAGAGTATTCAGCAGTTTTTGGGAGATATGTACCAAAACGTGAATATCTATGACAACTACGTCAAAATCTTCAACAAAAGTTTCCTAAGCCCTGTGGCCAACGTGGGAAAGGCCTCTTACCGCTACTACCTGATCGATAGCTCCTTTGTAGAAAATACCTGGTGCTACAAAATCAAGTTTGTTCCACGTCGGGAGCACGAATTGAATTTTACCGGCTATATGTGGATCGCAGATACCACCTACGCGGTAAAGGAAGTAGAAGCAACGATTTCTAAAAGCGCCAACATCAACTTCGTGCAGGATTTGAGTATTCACCAGGTATACAACCAGGTGGAGAAGGAGGTATGGATGCTTACCCGAGACTACATGGAGGTGGATTTCAACCTCGCCGATCGAACCATTGGAATCTACGGTAAAAAGACTTCATCCTATCGAAATTTCACCATCAACAAACCCCGACCGGGTACCTTTTATTCCGAAGGGACCAACATTGTTGTGAAAGACGATGCCAACCAAAAAACCAGGGAATATTGGGAGAGTACCCGCCACGAAGAATTGTCGAAAACGGAATCTCAGGTCTACGAAATGGTAGACACACTGAATCAGGTTCCAGCCTTTAGGACTTATGTGGATGTCATCAAGATTATCACGACGGGTTATAAAGAGTTCGAAAAGTTTGAACTGGGACCATACACCAGCATTTATAGCTTCAACATTATTGAAGGTCATCGTTTTAAAATGGGAGCCCGAACTCTGAAGGAGTTCAATGAAAAGATTCGCCTACGCGGTTATTTGGCCTACGGAACCAAGGATCAACAGTTTAAGTATGCCGCGGGTACGGATATATTCTTCAGCAGGAAGCCCTGGAGCATGATCCATATTGACTACAACCGCGACATTGAGCAGCTGGGTACGAGTGTCAATTTTCAAGATCAAGACAATCTGTTAGCTTCGATTTTCAGGGCCAACCCAGCGAACCAATTGAATGCGGTAGAATCCTATAAAATTCGCTGGGAACACTTCTGGTCCGACGGATTTTCGCACAACCTAAAACTTCAACACCGCTCTCTATGGTCGGTGAGCGACCTGCTCAAATTTGAGCATAAAGGGGATGATGGCGTGGTACGCGATGCCGGATACGTCAAATTTACTGAGGTAGAACTCGGTATGCGCCTGGCCCTGCGGGAAAAGTTTGTACTGGGGTCCTTTGACCGTTACAGCCTCGGAAGTAAGTACCCGGTGGTAGGCGTCCAGGCTACTTTTGGACTCAAGGGAGTATTGGGAAGTGAATACGAGTACCAAAAACTATTTGTTTACCTCACCGACAAAATTTACATCAATCCCTTTGGTTATACCCAATTGGTAGTGGGTGCTGGAAAAATCTGGGGCTTAGTCCCTTTCCCTGCACTCGAATTGCATAACGGTAACGAAACCTTCTTTTACGATCCCCTGGCTTTCAACTTGATGAACTACTACGAATATGCCAGTGATGAGTACATCGAGGCGGGATTGACCCATCACTTCAATGGAATATTCCTCAACCGAATTCCTTACATGAGAAAATTGCAATGGAGAGAGGTGATCCACGTAAAAGGGGTTGCCGGAAATCTTTCTGCGGCCAATCAACAGGAAATGATCTTTCCTACTACCCTTACCGGACTTACGAAGCCTTACGTGGAAATGGGTGTAGGGATCGAAAACATCTTTAAAATTCTAAGGGTTGATGGGCTATGGCGCTTAACAAATCTTAGTAAGGGTAATGACGTGAAGAGGGTTCGTAATTTCGGATTAGCCTTTTCTTTGCAATTCGCATTCTAATATGATTCTACGAGCAGAAAACCTGGTTAAAAAGTACAAGAGTCGAACCGTTGTAAAGGGCGTTTCGGTCAATGTAGAGCAAGGAGAAATTGTGGGTCTCCTTGGTCCTAATGGTGCTGGAAAAACCACCACGTTTTACATGACCGTAGGACTTATAAAGCCCAATGGTGGTGAGATCTTTTTGGACGACGAAAAGATCACGAATCTCCCCATGTATAAGCGTGCCAAAAAAGGAATCGGATACCTACCTCAGGAAGCATCTGTTTTTCGAAAACTGAGCGTTGAGGATAACATCAAGGCGGTTTTGGAAATGACTAAACTGAGTCGAAAGGAACAGAACCACAAGCTGGAAGCGCTTATCGATGAATTTAGTCTGGACCATGTGCGCAAAAACCGGGGAGACCTTCTTTCTGGTGGAGAGCGACGCAGAACGGAAATTGCTCGTGCCCTGGCGGTAGACCCCAGTTTTATTCTGTTGGATGAACCCTTTGCCGGCGTTGACCCAATTGCGGTAGAAGACATTCAAGGCATTGTGGGTAAGCTGAAAGAAAAGAACATTGGTATTCTGATTACCGACCACAACGTACAGGAAACCCTTTCCATTACCGATCGGGCCTACCTGCTTTTTGAGGGTGAAATTCTTAAAGCTGGGACGGCTGAAGAATTGGCCAATGACGAACAGGTAAGACGGGTTTACCTCGGAAAGAACTTCGTTCTACAACGGAAAGTTTAGACCACCCTTCAGCCACATCCATTTTTCTCCCTTCTGATTTTCTGTAAATTAGCCCGTATGGAACGGCAATTACCCTGGAAACAGATTATCAGCTTAGGTGCGCTCAATGTTGCACTTGGTATCAGTTGGATCGCTTACCACGAATACCAACCCCATCTCTTAGAATCATTTGGACTTACGGATATGGCTCGCCTACTCATCTGGATGAAGGCCATTGTTTTGGTTTGCATTCCTCCTCTGGCTGGATGGATTGCGGATCGAATGTTCCGAAAGGGCAGCAACTTCTTTTTGGTTTTCGCCATTGGAATTGCCGTTACAGCGATGATTTTTATGGTGGTGGCCACCTTGATCAGTATTCCCCAGAGCCCATGGATTTTGACAGCCCTGCCCGTTATGATTGCCTTTTGGTTAATCTCAATGAACATATTTATTAGTCCTGCGAATTCTTTGATCGAACGATTTACTTCTCAGGAGAACCTCCCTTTGGTCATGGGAATTCTGATTTTAGCATCTGATCTCAGCTATGCCCTGGAACCCTTAATCGTAGGCCTGGTTAACTTTCTCGGCCCTACCCTAACCTTCATTACCGGAGGAGTTTTGGTCGGCGGATCGGGTTATTGGTTTCTCAAATCATCTACAGCCACCGTAGCTGAAAAAACTCAGATTCCCCTCCAAGAGAGAAACAAACCTTCAAAAACCGGCAATCCCTACCTCATCATTATTGCGATGGGCATGGCTTTGGGATTGGGCAAAGGTTTGTTGATGGAATTCATTCCATCTCAAGGCCCGGTAGGATCCATGAGTGGATCCGTATTTTCCTTTCTTATGCTTGGTGTTTCCGCCGTTGCAGCACTCCTGTTAGGGCTTCGTACTCATGCCAATCAACAGCGAGTATTTACCATTGGCATTGGAATGATGATTTTGGGCGGTGCTATTTTGATCAATGTACCATTGACCGCTTTGAAAATCACCGGGGCTGTCATTGTTGCCCTTGGATTTAGTGCATCAGGAATTACTGGTCTTCCCCTTGCCTTTCAAAGGCTAAGGGAAAACCAACTTATTCTGGGTACTGGACTCCTTTTGGGATCCAGTGAAATAATTAGCGGAATATTAGAGATCCTCGGCTAAGCGATTACTGCACCAACAAGCGGTGAGTAGCGGCTTGATCTCCTGAAATAACCTGAATTAAGTATACTCCTGGATCTACCTGAAGATCTACGTTAGCTTGGTGAAAATCTGCAATACTCACCCATTGCTTATTGTACACTTCCTGCCCGTTTGGAGAGAATATGCGTACTTCCAAGTCAAGACCGGCCAATCCGGAAACATTCATGTGGAAAGAACCATTGTTTGGATTTGGGTAGAATACTACCTCAGCCAATTCTTGAGTAATTGGATTTAGGCCTAAGCAAAGAGAATCGTAATCTACACGAACTGTATCTCTGGCAGAACAATTGGCAGCCGTGCTATTGTCCGTTAATTCTACCCAAAACAGATCGCTTTTTTGAACCTCAATAGTTTGAGTGGTTTCACCTGTGCTCCAGTTGTAAGTCATGTTAGCAATTCCTGGATCCAGCGTCACTTTTGCATCGCCACACATAGAAGTATCGGCGCCCAAACTGAATACCGGAGCTGCTACTACTTCCAAAGTATCGAAAATAGAGTCGCGGCAATTGTTTACATCGGTGAATGTGTAGCCAAATTGGTGCTTACCTGCTCCGGCTGCATCGGTAT is a window encoding:
- the ssb gene encoding single-stranded DNA-binding protein, whose product is MAGSVNKVILIGNLGKDPEVRYFEEGRGVANFPIATTETYKDKNGNRQEQTDWHNIVVWRPGLVGIVEQYLKKGNKVYVEGRLRTRSYEDQNNQTRYVTEVIVDNLTLLGGRNEENSSGGQPASSAPPGASQNISEGEQNTNIASDSQDDDLPF
- the gldE gene encoding gliding motility-associated protein GldE, which encodes MEPPPEPQWIYLFALNPITLGSIISFLVLLLLLLASGLVSGSEIAFFSFDQKRLEELKESDNRTHQLIFQLLQNPHSLLATILIANNFINIAIILLSTSLSSTLFDFEGSEFMAFIIQVIVITFLILLFGEVIPKVYASRNAGRLAGLMAFPIFLLSKIFYPLSALLVYSTNIINKRFKQRTESISVDELSHALELTSNEDSKEEETRILKGIVKFGNTEVKQIMTARVDVMSLDVNEPFETVRKQILDSGFSRIPVFEGNFDKVEGVLYIKDLLPHLGEKNLAWNQLLRQPFFVPENKKIDDLLKEFQEKKIHLAIVVDEYGGSSGVVSLEDIIEEIVGDIADEFDDDDITYSKLDDYNYIFQGKTLLKDFYRLMDLEGEEFEASKGEADTLAGFVIEIAGRIPEKADEVEFDNYLFTIEAADKRKIDTIKVTIQEVEEEAENDEKD
- the gldD gene encoding gliding motility lipoprotein GldD — protein: MGCEESSYTPKPLGYFRIDLPEKEYQHYSGSCPYNFDYPVRSLLDTMSQRAQEKCWVNLHYPQHRATIHLTYVGVDGNNLDEYLEDSRNMAMKHTVRADAIEEQFFQNPEKRVYGLIYNFEGNTATNFQFFLTDSTDHFLSGSMYFNVAPNSDSLEPVSAYIKEDLRRLIESFSWDYGNGAGQKPA
- a CDS encoding COX15/CtaA family protein, producing the protein MTNSVVSRPTERQKKIIITWLITGAVMVFIMVMIGGITRLTHSGLSMVDWNLFMGSIPPMNEADWQDKFDQYKQFPEFQELNYQFTLEDFKSIFWWEFIHRDFGRLIGLVFLFPFLFFWWKKWLNPVLMRQLLLAFFLGAFQAFLGWFMVKSGLSQEPRVSHYRLAAHLITAFLTCGWLIWVVAELKWPERGKIAFPGIRKGIVWLIVLTLIQILYGAFVAGLRAGWVHNTFPLMDGQLIADSVWLGDSLLESFLQGKSGVQFVHRTLAMILFAGVLVLYFKAMRLPIDKLQVRAIRLTGLIVMIQFLLGVVTLLLQVPIALGILHQLGALLLLLTLVFGLHRFRSPS
- a CDS encoding heavy-metal-associated domain-containing protein, whose product is MKNGLILGLLALLLFTACSDNKPEATEPSRVQFTLSHSSYDDLYQLENQLSQSEGVMSVKVFPEENRVEVIFDKQLTDSEEIILVLDELPASFGELPVEPTAQLKRASAPELINKDVLFEKISFPSIFDALILAYRKSGGYSHH
- the tatC gene encoding twin-arginine translocase subunit TatC, with the translated sequence MAEQKNKEIGVEEEEMSFLDHLEILRWHLVRSAAAIILFGLIAFFNKKFLFDEIIFGPKSSDFITFRALCWFSAKLQSWLPFLGGDLLCIGQNLPELRNMTMAGQFTTHIMVSLIAGLIVAIPYVLWEAWRFIGPGLNPSEKNYSRGGVFFTSVLFLSGVAFGYFVISPLSVNFFMNYSVSENVLNTPTLSTYISTVTTVVLACGVVFQLPIIVYFLTKLGILSPLVLKKYRRHAFAGSMILSAFITPPDVFSQLLVTVPLVFLYEISIFISRRVTKTTES
- a CDS encoding carboxypeptidase-like regulatory domain-containing protein translates to MQTFWDTVLRGALFLGVTLMLALSSSPLMAQKTIVKGRVLDASTQQPLPFVNIAFKNSKIGTTSNLDGYFTLETYYPTDSLIASSVGFIKQTKRVKRDVIQTINFNLQPGVQLQEVVVRPDKKDINPALVILDKVLANKKINNKSKLDAYEYEVYNKVEFDLNNIDEKFKSRKVWKKFDFVFDYVDSTGDKPFLPIFMTESMSDYYYTRIPKRNKEIIKATMVSGVKNESIQQFLGDMYQNVNIYDNYVKIFNKSFLSPVANVGKASYRYYLIDSSFVENTWCYKIKFVPRREHELNFTGYMWIADTTYAVKEVEATISKSANINFVQDLSIHQVYNQVEKEVWMLTRDYMEVDFNLADRTIGIYGKKTSSYRNFTINKPRPGTFYSEGTNIVVKDDANQKTREYWESTRHEELSKTESQVYEMVDTLNQVPAFRTYVDVIKIITTGYKEFEKFELGPYTSIYSFNIIEGHRFKMGARTLKEFNEKIRLRGYLAYGTKDQQFKYAAGTDIFFSRKPWSMIHIDYNRDIEQLGTSVNFQDQDNLLASIFRANPANQLNAVESYKIRWEHFWSDGFSHNLKLQHRSLWSVSDLLKFEHKGDDGVVRDAGYVKFTEVELGMRLALREKFVLGSFDRYSLGSKYPVVGVQATFGLKGVLGSEYEYQKLFVYLTDKIYINPFGYTQLVVGAGKIWGLVPFPALELHNGNETFFYDPLAFNLMNYYEYASDEYIEAGLTHHFNGIFLNRIPYMRKLQWREVIHVKGVAGNLSAANQQEMIFPTTLTGLTKPYVEMGVGIENIFKILRVDGLWRLTNLSKGNDVKRVRNFGLAFSLQFAF
- the lptB gene encoding LPS export ABC transporter ATP-binding protein — translated: MILRAENLVKKYKSRTVVKGVSVNVEQGEIVGLLGPNGAGKTTTFYMTVGLIKPNGGEIFLDDEKITNLPMYKRAKKGIGYLPQEASVFRKLSVEDNIKAVLEMTKLSRKEQNHKLEALIDEFSLDHVRKNRGDLLSGGERRRTEIARALAVDPSFILLDEPFAGVDPIAVEDIQGIVGKLKEKNIGILITDHNVQETLSITDRAYLLFEGEILKAGTAEELANDEQVRRVYLGKNFVLQRKV